One Gemmatimonadaceae bacterium DNA segment encodes these proteins:
- a CDS encoding methyltransferase domain-containing protein: MSARCGATSSAIWPENLNFFQVNLFDLPFREGVFDFIYSLGVLHHTPDCEKAFKGLVRHHGKQDAINGARVVERKYVWIK, from the coding sequence TTGAGCGCGCGCTGCGGGGCGACATCCAGCGCAATCTGGCCAGAGAACCTGAATTTTTTCCAGGTGAACCTTTTCGACCTGCCCTTCAGGGAAGGCGTCTTCGACTTCATCTATAGCCTCGGCGTGCTGCACCATACGCCGGATTGCGAAAAAGCCTTCAAAGGGCTCGTGCGGCATCACGGAAAACAGGATGCCATCAATGGAGCCCGAGTCGTGGAGCGGAAGTATGTGTGGATTAAATAG
- a CDS encoding tetratricopeptide repeat protein, whose translation MREYSDQMNLLSAWRKNDGRYPPEESFSRCSGFSEARIFRMFRRVPEARYIEGFSVHTNPKRSLRAYSDGFCESAAVIHHFHSLKGGGAFIRKKQAARLRNEIRHMRLYPGDHWNHYNVAIGHFSLGHDEEALAAATKAVKLDPVCYRSWLLLGSIRKELRRYKLAERALERCKSIAPRRPEAWILLGMIADADGRAENAEAFLRKALSLDTSHPLALNSLGVVLERLGKLAQAGACYERALKVLPNNSLFEQNMARLKDARQGG comes from the coding sequence GTGCGGGAGTACTCCGATCAGATGAACCTGTTGAGCGCCTGGCGCAAGAACGACGGGCGGTATCCGCCCGAGGAGAGCTTCAGCCGCTGCTCAGGCTTCTCCGAGGCGCGCATTTTCCGCATGTTCAGAAGGGTTCCCGAGGCGCGGTACATCGAAGGATTCAGCGTCCACACTAATCCGAAGCGATCCCTGCGAGCCTATAGCGATGGGTTCTGCGAATCAGCCGCCGTTATCCATCACTTCCATTCGCTCAAAGGCGGCGGCGCATTCATCCGGAAAAAACAAGCTGCGCGCCTGCGGAACGAGATCCGCCACATGCGGCTATACCCAGGCGACCATTGGAATCACTACAACGTAGCCATCGGCCATTTCTCCCTGGGCCACGACGAGGAAGCTCTCGCGGCGGCCACCAAAGCCGTCAAGCTCGACCCCGTCTGTTACCGCAGCTGGCTGCTCCTAGGGTCGATCCGCAAGGAGCTTCGCCGTTACAAGCTGGCGGAGCGCGCCCTGGAGCGCTGCAAATCCATCGCGCCGCGCCGTCCGGAAGCTTGGATATTGCTGGGAATGATCGCTGATGCGGACGGTCGGGCGGAGAATGCCGAAGCGTTCCTGCGGAAGGCTCTCAGCCTCGACACTTCACATCCCTTGGCATTGAATAGCTTGGGCGTAGTGCTCGAACGGCTGGGGAAGCTCGCGCAAGCCGGCGCTTGCTACGAGCGTGCGCTAAAGGTGCTTCCAAATAATTCCCTTTTTGAGCAAAACATGGCCAGGCTGAAGGATGCCCGGCAGGGTGGCTAA